One segment of candidate division KSB1 bacterium DNA contains the following:
- a CDS encoding 4Fe-4S binding protein, whose translation MAEIRKEGHARGMVVINAEECKGCGLCVEVCPPSVLKISEALNRMGYHPAEYLGVECTGCGVCFYVCPEPGAITVYKRVSAKAPVAE comes from the coding sequence ATGGCAGAGATTCGCAAAGAAGGTCACGCGCGTGGCATGGTTGTCATCAATGCGGAGGAATGCAAGGGCTGCGGCTTATGCGTGGAGGTCTGCCCGCCCTCCGTGTTGAAGATTTCCGAGGCCCTGAATCGCATGGGCTATCATCCGGCGGAATACCTCGGCGTGGAATGCACTGGTTGCGGCGTCTGCTTCTATGTCTGTCCGGAGCCGGGTGCCATTACCGTTTATAAACGGGTGAGTGCCAAAGCCCCGGTTGCCGAATAA